From the genome of Candidatus Paceibacterota bacterium, one region includes:
- a CDS encoding sulfite reductase subunit alpha, translated as MQTTTRVLEAPKAASPYSRKNPFLAELTRHDRLTGHGSLKDTRHFVLNLAGSGLTYTPGDSLGAFGRNSPELAEELIELLSFDPETEVNNPTGQLTTFRETLRRDYTINRANRKIMASLVERMPQGEQRNRLMEIVDNSDALSQYIDTRDYVDILREFDEARFESPAAFLAQLSPIVPRLYSIASSLQAEPGEAHLCITVVRYESHGRAKKGLASGFFADHSDLFVKNIPVYVQESRTFRLPKDAATDIIMCGPGVGVAPFRAFLKQRVLDGATGRNWLFFGEQHRATDFLYGEEFQEYHRNGKLHRLDLAFSRDQSYKIYVQHRMLEQAKELWKWLQQGAHFYVCGDARHMAKDVHQTLIAIAQQEGGLGPEAAADYVNITLMKTEKRYLRDVY; from the coding sequence ATGCAAACAACGACGAGGGTTTTGGAGGCCCCAAAGGCGGCAAGCCCGTATTCGCGGAAGAATCCTTTCCTGGCAGAGCTGACCCGGCACGATCGACTGACTGGGCACGGCTCATTGAAGGACACGCGCCATTTTGTGCTGAACCTCGCTGGGAGCGGCTTAACCTACACGCCCGGCGATTCGCTCGGCGCCTTCGGGCGCAATTCCCCCGAGCTGGCGGAAGAGCTGATCGAATTGCTGAGTTTCGACCCGGAGACCGAGGTGAACAACCCAACGGGGCAGCTAACTACGTTCCGGGAAACGCTGCGCCGGGACTACACCATCAACCGGGCGAACCGGAAGATCATGGCGAGCCTGGTCGAGCGCATGCCGCAGGGCGAACAGCGCAACCGGCTCATGGAGATCGTGGACAACAGCGACGCCCTCAGCCAGTACATTGATACGCGCGACTACGTGGACATCCTGCGGGAGTTTGACGAAGCGCGGTTCGAGTCGCCTGCGGCATTCCTGGCGCAACTCTCGCCGATCGTGCCGCGGCTGTATTCGATCGCCTCCTCGCTCCAGGCTGAGCCCGGTGAGGCGCATTTGTGCATCACCGTCGTGCGCTACGAAAGTCACGGCCGCGCCAAGAAGGGATTGGCCTCGGGCTTCTTCGCCGACCACTCGGACCTGTTCGTGAAGAACATCCCCGTGTACGTGCAGGAGTCGCGCACGTTCCGGCTGCCGAAGGACGCGGCCACCGACATCATCATGTGCGGCCCGGGCGTGGGCGTGGCGCCGTTCCGAGCCTTTCTCAAACAGCGCGTTCTGGACGGCGCGACGGGACGGAACTGGCTGTTCTTCGGAGAACAACATCGCGCAACGGATTTCCTGTATGGGGAGGAATTCCAGGAGTATCACCGCAACGGCAAGCTGCACCGACTGGACCTGGCTTTCTCTCGCGACCAGTCATACAAGATCTACGTCCAGCATCGGATGCTGGAGCAGGCGAAGGAGCTTTGGAAGTGGCTGCAGCAGGGCGCTCACTTCTACGTGTGCGGAGACGCGCGTCACATGGCCAAAGATGTCCACCAAACGCTGATTGCCATCGCGCAGCAGGAGGGGGGGCTCGGCCCCGAAGCGGCAGCGGACTACGTGAACATCACGTTGATGAAGACGGAGAAGCGGTACCTGCGGGATGTGTATTGA
- a CDS encoding ParA family protein, giving the protein MPTKVIAVANQKGGVGKTTTAVNLAACVAAAGRRVLLFDLDPQANATSGVGLEKKAGDSAYLALLGQGGLQEKIQDSAYERLAVIPSEVDLCGADIELARSDNHLQRLIQALRPILESQRFDLVLVDCPPSLGILTLNAFAAADGVLVPLQCEYYALEGLSMLNRIMMQLHDNGVNPRLELTGVVMTMYDSRTKLSQQVVSEVREHFGERVFETLIPRTTRLAEAPSFGKPIIHYDKYSSGAAAYELLAQEFLARLEKGAGLNTHPAGTASPSSST; this is encoded by the coding sequence GTGCCAACCAAAGTAATCGCTGTCGCCAACCAGAAGGGTGGCGTCGGCAAGACGACTACGGCGGTCAACCTGGCCGCCTGTGTCGCCGCCGCAGGCCGGCGCGTCCTGCTGTTCGACCTCGACCCGCAAGCCAACGCGACCAGCGGCGTGGGGCTGGAAAAGAAAGCAGGTGACAGCGCCTACCTTGCGTTGCTGGGCCAGGGCGGCTTGCAGGAGAAGATTCAAGATTCGGCGTACGAACGGCTGGCGGTAATCCCGAGCGAGGTTGACCTGTGCGGCGCGGATATTGAACTGGCGCGGTCGGACAACCACTTGCAGCGCCTCATACAGGCGTTGCGGCCCATCCTTGAATCGCAGCGGTTCGACCTGGTCCTTGTGGATTGCCCCCCCTCATTGGGCATTCTCACCCTCAACGCCTTCGCGGCTGCGGACGGGGTGCTCGTGCCGCTGCAGTGTGAGTACTACGCCCTCGAAGGCCTTTCGATGCTCAACCGGATCATGATGCAGTTGCATGACAATGGGGTGAATCCCCGGCTGGAGCTGACGGGTGTGGTGATGACCATGTATGACAGCCGCACCAAGCTCTCGCAACAGGTGGTCAGCGAGGTGCGCGAACATTTTGGCGAACGGGTGTTCGAGACGCTGATCCCGCGCACCACTCGCCTGGCGGAAGCGCCCAGCTTTGGCAAACCGATCATCCACTACGATAAGTACAGCAGCGGCGCCGCGGCCTACGAACTGCTGGCGCAGGAGTTCCTGGCCCGCCTGGAGAAGGGCGCCGGCCTCAATACACATCCCGCAGGTACCGCTTCTCCGTCTTCATCAACGTGA
- a CDS encoding SDR family oxidoreductase has product MTGSAGFIGSNLLEALLRLDQRVVGLDNFSTGSEQNLKEVRAAIGSARWKNYTHIRGDTRDPEACRQGVSGVDFVLHQAALGSVPRSLAHPIDSHSANVTGFINMLVAAKNAGVQRFVYASSSSVYGDHPDLPKVEHKIGCCLSPYAATKLMNEIYAAVFSRCYGLETIGLRYFNVFGPRQDPAGPYAAVIPKWIAAMLRNEPVWINGDGQTSRDFCYVANVIQANLLAATSQTPGALNQVYNIAVHARITLNELFQLLTANLAPHYPDLKGLRPHYREFRAGDVKHSEADISKARSLLGYEPSHTVEKGLTEAIEWYCRKLKAPAKRRITEPAMPFALKKAA; this is encoded by the coding sequence GTGACCGGCTCCGCCGGCTTTATTGGCTCGAACCTGCTGGAAGCATTGCTTCGTCTCGATCAGCGCGTTGTCGGCCTGGACAACTTCTCCACCGGCTCGGAGCAGAATCTCAAGGAGGTCCGCGCCGCCATCGGTTCGGCACGTTGGAAGAACTACACCCACATCCGGGGCGACACCCGTGACCCGGAAGCGTGCCGGCAGGGCGTCTCGGGCGTGGACTTTGTGCTACACCAGGCGGCGCTGGGGTCCGTCCCGCGCTCGCTCGCCCACCCCATTGACTCCCATTCCGCCAACGTTACTGGCTTCATCAACATGCTTGTGGCCGCGAAGAATGCGGGTGTTCAGCGCTTCGTTTACGCCTCCAGCAGTTCCGTGTATGGCGATCATCCCGACTTGCCGAAAGTGGAACACAAGATCGGCTGCTGCCTTTCTCCCTACGCCGCCACCAAGTTAATGAATGAGATTTACGCGGCCGTCTTTTCCCGGTGTTACGGCTTGGAAACCATCGGGCTGCGCTACTTCAACGTCTTCGGCCCGCGCCAGGACCCAGCCGGTCCTTACGCGGCGGTCATTCCGAAGTGGATTGCCGCCATGCTCAGGAACGAGCCCGTCTGGATTAACGGGGACGGACAAACAAGCCGTGACTTTTGTTACGTGGCCAACGTGATTCAAGCCAACCTGCTTGCCGCCACTTCGCAAACGCCCGGTGCGCTGAACCAGGTCTACAACATCGCCGTCCATGCGCGCATAACGCTCAATGAGTTGTTCCAGTTGCTCACGGCCAATCTGGCCCCGCACTATCCCGATTTGAAAGGGCTTCGCCCGCACTACCGGGAGTTCCGAGCCGGGGATGTCAAGCACTCTGAAGCCGACATTTCCAAGGCCCGAAGTCTGCTCGGCTACGAGCCCTCCCATACCGTTGAGAAGGGTTTGACAGAGGCCATCGAGTGGTATTGCCGCAAGCTGAAAGCGCCCGCGAAGCGCCGGATTACGGAACCGGCGATGCCGTTCGCATTGAAGAAGGCTGCCTGA
- a CDS encoding amidohydrolase family protein, giving the protein MGRRIAAVGRWRELSAQRLAATLDLGDTALMPGLVNAHCHLDYTDMAGQFPPPKVFSDWLKLITEAKAGWSRADYAKSWRKGARMLLRTGTTTVADIEAVPQLLPAVWKATPLRVFSFLEMIGIKGHRRPQEIVREAVTRVASLKHSRCRGGLSPHAPYSTMPELMRLSARTARQHRWPLTTHVAESALEYEMFARGCGQMFDWLQRSGRDMSDCGRGSPVQHLESCGALSGNLLAVHANYLGRSDATLLARRQVHVVHCPRCHFYFDHGPFPLRRLLRAGVNVCLGTDSLASVYKARRQRVKLSLFEEMRALAKREPWLPPRRVLHMATMDGARALGMSGQIGELAAGSLADLIAIPFAGKVADICTEVLHHAGDVAASMIDGEWAIAPRE; this is encoded by the coding sequence TTGGGTCGGCGCATCGCCGCCGTCGGACGCTGGCGTGAGTTGTCCGCGCAAAGGCTGGCGGCTACGCTGGATCTGGGTGACACCGCGCTCATGCCGGGCCTGGTTAACGCCCACTGCCACCTGGATTACACCGATATGGCGGGCCAGTTCCCGCCACCCAAGGTATTCAGCGATTGGCTTAAGCTAATCACCGAAGCCAAAGCCGGATGGAGTCGCGCCGATTATGCCAAGTCCTGGCGGAAGGGTGCGCGGATGCTCCTGCGCACCGGCACGACAACCGTGGCCGACATCGAGGCCGTGCCGCAACTGCTGCCCGCCGTCTGGAAAGCGACGCCGTTGCGGGTATTCTCATTCCTGGAGATGATTGGCATCAAAGGCCACCGCCGCCCGCAGGAAATTGTCCGGGAGGCCGTCACGCGAGTCGCTTCACTTAAGCACTCGCGGTGTCGCGGGGGCTTGTCGCCGCACGCGCCTTACTCGACGATGCCGGAGTTGATGCGCCTGAGCGCCCGGACAGCGCGGCAGCATCGCTGGCCCCTCACCACGCATGTGGCTGAATCCGCCTTAGAATACGAGATGTTCGCTCGCGGCTGCGGCCAGATGTTCGACTGGTTACAGCGCAGCGGGCGGGACATGTCTGACTGCGGCCGGGGCTCGCCGGTCCAACACCTGGAAAGCTGCGGCGCACTGAGCGGCAACCTGCTGGCGGTGCACGCAAACTACCTCGGGAGGAGCGATGCGACGTTGCTGGCCAGGCGCCAGGTGCACGTCGTCCATTGTCCGCGTTGTCACTTCTACTTCGATCACGGTCCCTTTCCGCTGCGCCGATTGCTGCGGGCCGGCGTGAATGTCTGCCTCGGCACGGACAGCCTGGCAAGCGTCTATAAGGCCCGGCGTCAACGCGTCAAGTTGAGCCTCTTCGAGGAAATGCGCGCGCTGGCGAAACGGGAACCCTGGCTGCCGCCGCGGAGGGTCTTGCATATGGCTACCATGGACGGCGCCCGGGCCCTGGGCATGAGCGGACAGATCGGCGAACTGGCCGCCGGTTCCCTTGCCGACCTCATCGCCATCCCATTCGCCGGGAAAGTTGCGGACATCTGCACTGAGGTGCTGCACCATGCCGGCGACGTAGCCGCCAGCATGATTGACGGCGAATGGGCCATTGCACCGCGAGAATAG
- the raiA gene encoding ribosome-associated translation inhibitor RaiA produces MNLILSTHNVTLTKAIEEHIISRINKLEHLDRFAINARVTLEHDKTKAPERQFSCSVRLEVPGPDLFAEDVESDLYAAIDLVTKKVEQQIRKRRSKYKARKHKVAARSKRNRQEKDL; encoded by the coding sequence ATGAACTTGATCCTCTCGACCCATAACGTGACTCTGACGAAGGCTATCGAAGAGCACATTATCAGCCGAATCAACAAGCTGGAACATCTGGACCGCTTTGCCATCAACGCGCGCGTGACGCTGGAGCACGACAAGACCAAGGCGCCCGAACGCCAGTTTTCCTGTTCTGTGCGCCTGGAGGTACCCGGGCCGGACCTGTTCGCTGAAGACGTCGAGAGTGATCTTTATGCGGCCATTGACCTGGTTACCAAGAAGGTCGAGCAGCAGATCCGCAAGCGGCGCAGCAAATACAAAGCCCGCAAGCACAAGGTGGCGGCACGCAGCAAGCGCAACCGGCAGGAGAAGGATTTGTAG
- a CDS encoding glycosyltransferase, with protein MRVLAVTNMYPTEEFPGRGVFVQEQIKSLIAAGLSVRVLFVDRLREGPSAYYRMGIRLSGAIEEFEPDLIHVMYGGVMAKQVVQRRYAPPTLVTFHGSDLLGENLSGRVRKLISRYGVWCSKRAAKAADGVVVVARHLLRALPRSVPAVKVHILPCGIDLGRFKPMDSYSCRRQLGWRRDAFHVVFASSNGDPVKRPALAQAAFRQTLRQGIPAELHYLTGVPNSAVPTWLNAGDALLLTSLHEGSPTVVKEALGCGLPVVSVDVGDVAERIEEIKGCHLARPDPADLAHKLSLVYHKRQRLDCRSRLEDISVSNVARQLTGVYELLADKVRSPALAFPNPKPRPGLRVAMPAPRQSARASVAHSS; from the coding sequence ATGCGAGTTCTTGCCGTCACCAATATGTACCCCACCGAGGAATTCCCGGGCAGGGGCGTCTTTGTCCAGGAGCAAATCAAAAGCCTGATTGCGGCAGGTCTCAGCGTGCGTGTGTTGTTCGTTGATCGGCTCCGTGAAGGGCCGTCAGCGTATTACCGGATGGGGATCCGGCTTTCCGGGGCTATTGAGGAGTTCGAGCCGGACTTGATTCACGTCATGTACGGCGGGGTTATGGCGAAACAAGTTGTGCAGCGCCGCTATGCGCCCCCGACGTTGGTCACTTTCCACGGATCCGACTTGCTGGGGGAGAACCTTTCAGGGCGGGTGCGCAAGCTTATCTCGCGATACGGAGTCTGGTGTTCGAAGCGGGCGGCGAAGGCGGCTGACGGCGTCGTCGTGGTCGCGCGGCACCTGTTGCGAGCTCTGCCGCGCTCGGTGCCGGCGGTCAAGGTTCACATCCTCCCGTGCGGCATAGACCTGGGCCGGTTCAAGCCGATGGATTCGTATTCCTGCCGGCGCCAGTTGGGGTGGCGCAGAGACGCGTTCCACGTGGTTTTCGCCTCCAGCAACGGGGACCCGGTGAAGAGACCTGCGCTGGCTCAAGCCGCGTTCAGGCAAACGCTCCGCCAGGGTATCCCCGCAGAACTGCATTACCTGACCGGCGTGCCGAACTCGGCTGTGCCGACATGGCTCAACGCCGGTGATGCATTGCTCTTGACCTCACTCCACGAAGGCTCGCCAACGGTGGTCAAAGAGGCGTTGGGGTGCGGGCTGCCGGTAGTCTCGGTTGACGTCGGGGATGTGGCGGAGCGGATCGAGGAGATCAAAGGCTGTCACTTGGCCCGGCCCGACCCGGCGGACCTGGCCCACAAGCTCTCCCTGGTTTACCACAAGCGACAGCGTTTGGATTGCCGAAGCCGGCTGGAGGATATCTCTGTCTCGAATGTGGCGCGACAGCTGACAGGCGTTTACGAACTGCTTGCCGACAAGGTGCGGTCGCCGGCACTGGCTTTTCCGAACCCCAAACCACGGCCCGGTTTACGGGTGGCAATGCCCGCGCCGCGCCAATCCGCCCGCGCCAGCGTAGCGCATTCGTCTTGA
- a CDS encoding 8-amino-7-oxononanoate synthase yields the protein MNNFEHDLTQRLAALREQGLFRELRRVESPQSPRIEVQGKTLLNFSSNDYLGLANEPALKEAAIETTRRYGAGAGASRLICGSLAPHHELDEALAAFKGTEAALGFSTGYAAAMGAICALLGKDDFIVLDKLVHACIVDAARLSGATLRVFNHNDLDDLEAKLKWADEKAQGGRARILVVTESVFSMDGDHAPLSEIVALKEHYGAWLMVDEAHASGLYGPRRRGLAEELGIGDRIEVQMGTLGKALGASGGYICGPRTLVDYLVNRARTFIFSTAPVPAAAAAATAGIRFVESNAGEERRNLLWQRVSDLSSPAPAQLSNPGSQPLALRHAIIPIIMGDEAKATAAAAALRDQGIFIPAIRYPTVARGKARLRLTVTAAHTSADLTQLLTAFKSLNFGLRTSAFGL from the coding sequence ATGAACAACTTTGAACATGACCTGACCCAGCGGCTCGCGGCCCTTCGCGAGCAAGGGTTGTTCCGCGAGCTGCGGCGCGTAGAATCACCGCAGTCTCCGAGGATCGAGGTTCAGGGCAAAACCCTGCTCAATTTCTCTTCGAATGACTACCTCGGCCTTGCCAACGAACCGGCTTTGAAAGAGGCCGCTATCGAGACCACCAGGCGCTACGGTGCGGGCGCGGGCGCTTCGCGCCTGATTTGTGGCTCGCTGGCGCCTCATCACGAATTGGATGAAGCCCTGGCCGCGTTCAAGGGCACCGAGGCCGCGCTCGGTTTCTCTACGGGTTATGCCGCCGCCATGGGCGCCATTTGTGCGCTGCTCGGCAAGGATGACTTCATCGTTTTGGACAAGCTGGTCCACGCCTGTATCGTGGATGCTGCCCGCCTCAGCGGCGCAACGCTGCGGGTGTTTAACCACAATGACCTTGATGACCTTGAAGCCAAGCTCAAGTGGGCTGACGAAAAGGCTCAAGGCGGACGAGCTCGCATTCTGGTGGTGACGGAGAGTGTATTCTCCATGGACGGCGACCACGCGCCGCTCAGCGAGATCGTCGCTCTTAAAGAGCATTACGGTGCCTGGCTAATGGTAGACGAAGCCCACGCCTCCGGCCTTTACGGCCCGCGCCGCCGCGGCCTGGCGGAGGAACTCGGCATCGGTGACCGCATCGAGGTCCAGATGGGCACGCTCGGCAAAGCGCTGGGCGCCTCCGGCGGCTACATCTGCGGCCCGCGCACCCTGGTGGACTATCTGGTCAACCGCGCCCGCACCTTCATCTTCTCCACCGCGCCAGTGCCCGCCGCGGCCGCTGCGGCCACCGCCGGCATCCGCTTTGTCGAATCCAACGCAGGGGAAGAGCGCCGCAACCTCCTCTGGCAGCGTGTCTCGGACCTTTCCTCGCCCGCGCCCGCCCAACTCTCAAACCCCGGCTCTCAACCTTTAGCGCTGCGACATGCCATCATTCCCATCATAATGGGTGATGAGGCCAAAGCCACTGCTGCCGCCGCCGCGCTCCGTGACCAGGGCATTTTCATCCCCGCCATCCGCTACCCGACCGTTGCTCGCGGCAAGGCCCGCCTGCGGTTGACTGTCACAGCCGCCCACACGAGCGCCGACCTCACCCAGTTGCTCACCGCATTCAAATCACTCAACTTCGGCCTTCGCACTTCGGCCTTCGGGCTTTAA
- a CDS encoding aminotransferase class III-fold pyridoxal phosphate-dependent enzyme, whose product MHPLAKLDHRYLWHPFTQMRDWLKHEPVLIVGGQGARLRDAYGREYLDANSSIWTNLHGHNHPQINAAIRRQLNKIAHSSALGFANEPASLLGEELVAAAPSPLRKVFYSDDGSTAMEAALKLAYEYARRTGRSRKPRFLALNGAYHGDTIGAVSLGHVDLFHKAYAGLLFKTDKVMAPYCYRCPFNRARPDRADARDYRKCSWECLDVLERRFTAQKRCGNPYAGFVFEPLIQGAAGMIPQPAGWLRRAAEIARGHGALLIADEVMTGFGRTSPRVGGEHSREFGRPGKSVRTKPLTLPLFACQQEGVRPDFMAVAKGLTSGYLPMAATLTTQEVFDAFLGEYEDFKTFFHGHSFTANQLGAAAALASLEILHTTISLLARWRLAKTLRDELKTLWRYPHVGDIRQVGLIVGIELVRDWRTREPFDLRDRAGIRVCEAMARHGVLSRPIGNVIVLMPPYCTTPAEACRMVAVAGQAIAHPA is encoded by the coding sequence ATGCACCCCCTTGCCAAACTGGATCACCGCTACCTCTGGCATCCATTCACCCAGATGCGCGACTGGCTTAAGCACGAGCCTGTTCTCATCGTGGGAGGTCAGGGCGCCCGATTGCGCGACGCATATGGGCGCGAATACCTCGATGCCAACTCCTCCATTTGGACCAACCTGCACGGCCACAACCATCCCCAGATCAACGCCGCTATCCGCCGTCAGTTGAACAAGATCGCCCATAGCTCCGCCCTGGGCTTCGCCAATGAGCCAGCCTCCCTGCTGGGTGAAGAACTGGTTGCTGCGGCCCCGTCTCCGCTGCGCAAGGTCTTCTATTCCGATGACGGCTCAACCGCCATGGAAGCAGCGCTCAAGCTCGCCTACGAATACGCTCGCCGCACCGGGCGCAGCCGGAAACCCAGGTTTCTTGCCCTTAACGGAGCTTACCACGGTGACACTATTGGCGCGGTGTCCCTGGGCCACGTTGACTTGTTCCACAAAGCCTACGCCGGGCTGCTCTTTAAGACCGACAAGGTCATGGCGCCCTACTGCTACCGGTGTCCGTTCAACCGCGCCCGGCCGGACCGCGCCGACGCCCGCGATTACCGCAAGTGCAGCTGGGAATGCCTGGACGTATTGGAGCGCAGGTTCACCGCCCAGAAGCGGTGTGGCAACCCCTACGCCGGCTTCGTTTTCGAACCGCTCATCCAGGGCGCCGCGGGGATGATCCCTCAACCGGCTGGCTGGCTGCGCCGCGCCGCCGAGATCGCCCGCGGCCACGGTGCGCTGCTCATTGCCGACGAGGTCATGACCGGTTTCGGCCGGACTTCTCCCCGGGTGGGGGGGGAGCATTCGCGCGAGTTCGGACGTCCCGGGAAATCAGTTCGCACCAAGCCGCTTACCCTTCCTCTCTTCGCCTGCCAACAGGAAGGGGTCCGGCCCGACTTCATGGCCGTCGCAAAGGGCCTGACCAGTGGTTACCTGCCGATGGCGGCGACCCTCACCACCCAGGAGGTATTCGACGCATTCCTCGGCGAATACGAGGATTTCAAGACCTTCTTCCACGGGCACAGTTTCACCGCCAACCAACTCGGCGCAGCGGCAGCCCTGGCCAGCCTGGAAATCCTGCACACCACCATCTCGCTCCTTGCCCGCTGGCGGCTTGCAAAGACTCTCCGGGACGAACTCAAGACCCTGTGGCGTTACCCGCACGTTGGTGACATCCGCCAGGTTGGGTTGATTGTCGGCATCGAGCTAGTCCGAGACTGGCGCACGCGCGAACCGTTCGACCTCCGGGACCGTGCCGGCATCCGCGTTTGTGAAGCCATGGCTCGGCACGGTGTGCTGTCTCGTCCCATCGGCAATGTGATCGTCCTTATGCCTCCTTACTGCACCACCCCCGCCGAAGCCTGCCGCATGGTTGCCGTCGCCGGCCAGGCCATTGCCCATCCGGCGTGA